One Candidatus Krumholzibacteriia bacterium genomic window, GCGGTAAAGGGAGTCGTAGAGCCGGGAAACATCGCCCAGGTCGATGTCGAAGGCGAAAAAGGTGTCTTCCTGGGCGTGCGCGGTGCCGACCGTCAGCGGGGTGACGATGCAGAGGAGAAGAATGAGTGCCGGTGTCCGGAAGAGCGCACGGGCCCCCCTTCCGGACCACCTGGAACAGCATGAACACGGCACGTCGATACCAATCGTTTTAGGAGATCGATCACCTTCTCGAGAGACTTCGCGCGACGAGCAGACCCCACCCGCTCGTCCTGATTCGAGGACGCATTCTCAGTAAAGTGTCACTTTTCAGCGACACCTGCGGACAGACAACTCGACGCCCCCTCGACCTGGTCCTTTTACCACCGCCACCCGCGGGTCCGGGGGGCGGTGCCAGGGGAGCGCCATCGATAAAACGTCTTGTCGGCAAACCAATTATCAGTAATTATTCAGAGGTCCGTGCAGCCATCCCTCCTCAGAACCGACGTTCGCCGATGATCTTCGAGCGTTACATCCTTCGCAACTACCTCGGCCCCTTCTTCTTCTCGATGGCGGTAATAACCTTCGTGTTCATAATGGATTTCATCCTCCGCTACATCGATCTGTTCCTGGGCAAAGGCGTGAAGTTCCACATCGTGCTGCAAGTGTTTGCGCTCAGTCTCGGGCACATGTTCGCATTAATCATACCAATGGCCGTATTGCCAGCAACGCTCATGACTTACGGCAATCTGAGCGGCGAAAACGAGATCACCGCCATGCGCGCCTGCGGGGTCTCGCTCTACCGCATGATCGTGCCCGGGCTGATCGGGGCCGCCCTGATGAGCGCGGGGCTGGTGGTCTACAACAACCACGTCCTGCCGGAATCCAACCACCGCCTGCTCAACCTGCTGATCGACATCCAGCGCAAGCAGCCCACCGTGGAGCTGCGCGCCAACCGTTTCATCGACGACCTGCAGGGCTACACCATCTACTTCGCGGAGAAGAACGACCGCACCGGCGACATCTCCGAGGTGCAGATCTTCAAGAAGGCGGAGAAGGACGCGCTCCCCACCACCATCATCGCCGAGAGCGGGCACCTGCAGTTCATCGAGGGTCAGAACCTGCTGCGCGTGGATCTGAAGAACGGCGAGATTCACGAACTGCCGCTGGCGAAGGACCGCGAGACCTACCGGCGAACGTCGTTCAAGGAGTACACCATCAACATCCGCGACGTGGACCGTTCCCTGCAGCGCTCGGAGCGCGACTACCGCGGCGACCGCGAGATGAGCGTGCGCATGATGGAGGACAAGATCCAGGAGATCCGCTCGGAGATGGAGTTGGCCCGCCAGGAGATGATCCGCGAGGCGGGAACCCGCATGGACGCCACCTTCTCCCTGCTCGACGCGCGCGACCGCGCCCGCATGTGGGCGCCCCGCGACAGCGCGCAGGCCGCCCGCCAGGCGCGCGCGGGGGGGGCGGAATCCGGTCTCAAGCCGCGCATGCGGGTGCGTCCGTCCGACTCCGGCGGCCGCGTCGTCCCGCTGGAGGCGCGCAACGAGTTCCTCACCCGCCAGCGCATCGAGACCGAGATCAACAAGCGGGGTTCGTTCGCGCAGCAGATCCGCCGCTACCAGGTGGAGATCCACAAGAAGTACTCGATTCCCTTTGCGTGCGTGATCTTCGTGCTGGTGGGGGCGCCCCTGGCGCTGCGCATGGGCCGCTCGGGAATGAACATGGCGATCGGCTTGAGCATTCTGTTCTTTCTGATCTACTATGTGGGTCTGATCGGGGGCGAGAAGCTGGCCGACCGCGGCATCACCAGTCCGTTCGTCGCCATGTGGGCGCCGAACATCATCTTTGGGATCATGGCGGTCCTGCTGCTGCGCAAGGCCGCGCGTGAGCAGGCCGTATCGGAGTGGTCGGCGGTTTCCCTCCTTCGCACAATTTTCCGCCGCAATGCGACCGCGAATTCATGATCGTTACCTGCTGAGCCGGTTCCTCCGGATCTTCGCCTACAGCGTTTGCGCGTTTGTACTGATCTACATCACCGTAAACGTCTTCGAAGAGATCGACAACTTCATCGATCACGAGGCCTCGCTCAGGAGCATCGCGCGCTACTACCTGCACACGATTCCCTTCGTACTCACCTACGTGGTCCCGGTGTCGCTGCTGCTGGGCACGGTGTTCTCCATGGGCATCATGTCGCGCCGCAACGAGCTCACCGCGCTGCTCGCCTCCGGGGTGAGCATCCGGCGCGTGGCGGCACCGGTGTTCGCCTTTGCGCTGCTGGTGAGCGTGGGGTTCGTGTTCTTCAACGACGCCGTGGTGCCGCGCGCCAACCGGACCAAGAACGACATCATGCGCCACGACATCGAGGGCCGCCAGCGCATCGACCCGGATCTGAAGACCGACTTCCGCTACCTGGGCGCGCGCGGCTTCGTATACCTGGCGCAGTCCTACAGCCACGCCAATCTGTCGCTGTTCGATGTGGTCGTACAGCAGTACGACGACAACACCATGGTGCGGCGCGTCGACGCCAAGCGCGCGCGCTGGGTGGGCGACCACTGGCTCTTCGTGAACGGGTACGATCGCACCTTCGACGGTCAGGAAGAGCACATCGAGCCCTTCGACTCGCTCACCATCCCGGAGATGACGGAGAAGCCGGATGACTTTGCCGAGGAGGAGATCGACGAGGAGGACATGAGCTACGCCGAGCTGTCGCGCTACATCGATCGCGTGCGGCGCAGTGGGGGCAGCGTGGAACAGTACCTGGTGGACCTGCACTTCAAGTTCAGCTTCCCGTTCGCGGGCTCGATATTCGTGCTCATCGGTGTGGCGCTGGCCTCGGGCAAGCGCAAGCAGTCGGTGGCAACCGGCTTCGGCCTCACCCTGGTGATCAGCTTCCTCTACTACGCGGTGCTGCGCGTGGGCCAGACCCTGGGCCACAACGGCGTGCTGCCGCCGCTGTTTGCAGCACAGATGGGAAATATCATCTTCCTGGTGATCGGGCTCATCATGCTGAAACGGACCGACCGATGAAACGCGCCGCCATCATCGCCGCCGTCGCCGCGGTGGTGCTTGCCGCCACCGCCGCGCACGCCGCCCGCGAGTACAAGATCGGCGCGGCCGACCTGGAGAAGCTGGAGGCGCGCACCCAGCGGCAGATCGCCTCGCTGCAGTACCTGATGAACCCCTACCAGCTGCAGCAGTACTTTGCGCTGCCCTCCGACAGCGCGCGGCGCGCGTGGACCATGCGCTTCTGGGCCGCGAAGGACCCGACACCCACCACACCCCAGAACGAGATGAAGGCGGAGCACTACCTGCGCGCCGACATCGCGGCCATGGAGTTCCACATCAATGCGTGGCCGGGCTGGGACAAGCGCGGCGAAATCCTGATCCGCTACGGCTTCCCCGACTATCGCGGCAAGATCGATTCGGAGGTGACCTCGAGCGGGGTGGAGCCGCCCGGCGAGCTGTGGTACTACCGCCGCCACCAGATGATCGTGCGTTTCGAGGACATCAACCTGAACGGCAACTACCGCTATGCGATCACGCCGCTGGGCGATTCGCAGGGCATGTCCATCGACCTGGCCGAGTTCCTCATCTACGACACCCAGGACGCCATCCAGGAGCGCATTCCCCAGCAGTACCTCGACTTCTACCGCGCCCCAGAGGTCAACGACACCGGCGTGGAGTGGGGCATCCGCGAGGCGCTCTTCGGCATGGTCGAGCCGCAGCGCTTCCTGCGCCCGCGCATGGCGCAGACACCGGAGCGCATCGACGAGATCATCGACCCCGACTACGCGCGCTCGCTTCCCGACAACCCGTCCGACGTCTTCCAGATGAACCAGGTGCGCAAGATGGCGTCCAACTTCGAGGGTGTGCTCGAAGACACCCCCGCGTCGTACCCGTTCAATTTCGAGAAGAAATCGTTTCCCTTCTACTTCGGCGTGGAGCAGTTTCGCGGCGGCGACGGTCTGAACCGCGTGGAAGTCAACCTGGAGTTCCCGCTGCAACCGGTGGAGGGCGCATCGCCGCCCGCGCGTTCCTACCGCGCCAGCGTGGTGGTGATGGACGCGGACTACGCCGTCGTCGACCGCCAGCAGCAGGAGCTGGGTGTTCCTGCCGACCGCGTGCGGGGCGAGGTGACCGCCCTGATGCCGGCGCAGATCGTCTTCACCCTGCCGCGCGGCTACTACCGGGTGGGCGTGGCCATGCAGGACCTCGACGCGAGCACCTCGTCGGCATACCGGACCAACGTGTCCGCGCGCAACTTCGACGGCGAGCTCGCCATCAGCGACGTGCTCTTCGCGCAGCGCATCGCCCCGGCGGAGTCCAGCATGCCCTTCATGCGCGGCGCGCTGGTGGTGGTGCCGCACCCCATCCGCCGTTATGCGGTGGGTTCGCCGGTGCCGGTGTACTTCGAGATCTACAACCTGGGGATCAACCGCGAGGGCGTGTCCGAGTACGAGGTGGAATACCGGGTCGCACCCCACCCCGACCGCAAGCGGGGGCTGCTGGACCGTTTCCGCGGGGCGGACGCGGTGTTCTCGTCGCGCTTCAAGGCGTCGGGTTACAGCGCCACCGAGCCCACCCACATCACCATCAACAGCGAGAACCTCGAACCCGGGCTGTACGATTTCATGGTGCGTGTGAAGGACGAGTTCTGGCAGAGCGAAGAGCTGCGTGAAGCGACGTTTCGGATCGTGGAGCCGACCAGACCGGAATGACCTCGACCTCCCACACACCCCGCAACGCGTTGACCAGGCGCACCCGCGGGCTCGCGAGCAGTTCGGCCACCGTGATGACGCGCTCGCAGACTCCCTCTTCCTCGATCATCCGCGCCCGCCGCACGCCCGGCAACAGGCCGCAGGTGAGGGGCGGCGTGCAGGCCACACCGTCGATGTCCACCACCACGTTGGCGATGGTGGTTTCGGTGACCTCGCCGCGTTCGTTGTAGAGCAGCACGTCGTCGAAGCCCGGGCACGCGGCCAGCGCCTCCCGGTACACGCCGCGCTCGGTGGTCTTGTGGAACAGGAACGGGTGCCGGCTGTCCACCGGGGCGTTCGCCAGCGCCACCCGGCGCGGGCGCCCGGCCTCGGCGTCGAAGGCCTCCGCGTCGAGGTGCACGCTCCCGTCCGCCGCCACCCGCAGGCGCACGCGGTGCGGCGCACGCGGCAGGGTTTCCGCGAGTGCATCCAGCGCCGCGCGTACGCGGCCGGTGTCGAGCGGGAGTCCGAAATGCGCGGCGGACCCGGCCAGGCGGGCCAGGTGCCGCTCCAGCAGCGGGTAGCCGGCGTCCGGCAGCCACAGCAGCGTCTCGAGCAGATCGAATACCGGCGCGGGCTCGCGCAGCAGGCGCGCCTTCACCCCGCATTCGTTGTACTCGTCGTCAAGGCGCGAGTCCCACACGATCCCGCCGCCGGTCCCGAACTCCGCCATTCCTGCCGCGTGGTCGATGAGCGCGGTGCGGATGGCCACGCTGAACTGCGCACGCCGCCCCGGCGCGATGAAGCCAATGGCACCCGTATACACCTGCCGCGGCGACGACTCGACCTCCGCGATCACCTGCATGCTGCGCGCCTTCGGCGCCCCGGTGATGGATGCGGCCGGAAACAGTGCTTCGATGATTTCAGCCACGCCGGCGCGTGATTCCGCGCGCACGGTGGACGTCATCTGCAGCACGGTGGGGTGGCGCTCGACGTCGAACAGCCGCGGCACGTGCACGGAGCCGGTGCGCGCAATGCGACCCAGGTCGTTGCGCACCATGTCCACGATCATCACGTTCTCGGCGCGGTCCTTTTCCGACGCGCGCAACTCGGCCGCGCGCGCGTCGTCCTCGGCGAGAAAACGGCCGCGGGGCCGCGTGCCCTTCATGGGGCGGGATTCCAGCAGCTCCCCCTCCAGGCGGAAGAACAACTCGGGCGAGGCGCTGCAGATGGTCCACTCCGGCAGCGACAGGAACGCGCCGAACGCCGGGTCGCGCCCCGCCATCCGGTGCATAAAGAACGCCCCCGCGGCATGGCGGGCGAAGGCGGCGCGCAAACGGAAGGAGTAGTTGACCTGGTAGGTGTCGCCGCTCGCGATGAGCGACTTGATACGCGCGAAAGCGCGGTCGTACTCGGCGCGTTCGATGGCCGGACGCCACACCGGCAACGGGCAATGTCCACGGGGCAGCGGACCCATGCCGCGCACGCGGGGTGCGTCGTAGAGGCCGAACCACAAGAGCGGCAGCCGGCCGGCATCCCGCACCACGAACGCGGGATCGAACGCGGGGGCGGCCTCGTAGGCGATGAACCCGGCGGCGTGGAGACCTCGGCCGGATACGGCCGCTTCCACCGCGTGCAGCGCGCCGCGGACATCCGCGACGTCGCTGACGGCGATGATTTCGCGCGGGGCCGAGAATACGAGCCAGCGCCCGCTGTCGGCGTCGCGCAGGACCACGCTGTTCACTGCCATCCTCCCCCGGGACCGTTCCCGGGCCAGAAAAGGCAATGCGGGCCGGTCGCAGATCGACCGGGCCCGCACGCCGTTACAAACATCAGCCGGCCGGAACCGATCAGGTGCCGTGCTCCCAGCTGGCGAGGTATCTCGCCTGCTGGTCGGTGAGCGTATCGATCTTGTAGTTCATCGACGCCAGCTTGAGGCGCGCGATCTCCCGGTCGATGCGCTCGGGAACCGGCATGACCTCGATCTTGAGCGAGCCGTGCTGCTTGACCATGTACTCCGCCGCCAGCGCCTGGTTGGCGAAGCTCATGTCCATCACCGCGGCCGGGTGCCCCTCCGCGGCGGCCAGGTTGATAAGGCGCCCTTCGCCCAGAATGTTGATGCGCTTGCCGCTCTTGAGCGTGTACTGGTCCACGTCCTTGCGCACCCGCTTCTTCTTGTTGGCGATCTTCTCGAGTTCCTCGATTTCGATCTCCACGTTGAAGTGCCCGGAGTTGGCGACGATGGCGCCGTCCTTCATGTTCTCGAAGTGCTCGCGGCGAATGACCGCGATGTTGCCGGTGAGCGTCACGAAGATGTCACCGATGCTGGCGGCCTCCATGATGGGCATCACCCGGAAGCCGTCCATGACCGCCTCCAGCGCCTTCACCGGGTCCACCTCGACGATGACCACGTTGGCGCCCATGCCCCGCGCGCGCGTCGCCAGGCCGCGCCCGCACCAGCCATAGCCGGCCACCACGAAGGTGGAACCGCACAAGAGCACGTTGGTGGCGCGCAGAATACCGTCAATGGTGCTCTGGCCGGTGCCGTAGCGGTTGTCGAAGAAGTGCTTGGTGATGGCGTCGTTCACCGCCACGATGGGAAACTTGAGCACGCCCTCCTTCTGCATGCTGCGCAGACGGATGACACCGGTGGTAGTTTCTTCGGTGCCACCGAACACGTTCTTGAGCGCGTCGTCGCGGCTCGAGTGCAGCGTGGAGACCAGGTCGGCCCCGTCGTCCATGGTGATCTGCGGCTTGAGATCCAG contains:
- a CDS encoding LptF/LptG family permease, which codes for MRPRIHDRYLLSRFLRIFAYSVCAFVLIYITVNVFEEIDNFIDHEASLRSIARYYLHTIPFVLTYVVPVSLLLGTVFSMGIMSRRNELTALLASGVSIRRVAAPVFAFALLVSVGFVFFNDAVVPRANRTKNDIMRHDIEGRQRIDPDLKTDFRYLGARGFVYLAQSYSHANLSLFDVVVQQYDDNTMVRRVDAKRARWVGDHWLFVNGYDRTFDGQEEHIEPFDSLTIPEMTEKPDDFAEEEIDEEDMSYAELSRYIDRVRRSGGSVEQYLVDLHFKFSFPFAGSIFVLIGVALASGKRKQSVATGFGLTLVISFLYYAVLRVGQTLGHNGVLPPLFAAQMGNIIFLVIGLIMLKRTDR
- a CDS encoding LptF/LptG family permease; the encoded protein is MIFERYILRNYLGPFFFSMAVITFVFIMDFILRYIDLFLGKGVKFHIVLQVFALSLGHMFALIIPMAVLPATLMTYGNLSGENEITAMRACGVSLYRMIVPGLIGAALMSAGLVVYNNHVLPESNHRLLNLLIDIQRKQPTVELRANRFIDDLQGYTIYFAEKNDRTGDISEVQIFKKAEKDALPTTIIAESGHLQFIEGQNLLRVDLKNGEIHELPLAKDRETYRRTSFKEYTINIRDVDRSLQRSERDYRGDREMSVRMMEDKIQEIRSEMELARQEMIREAGTRMDATFSLLDARDRARMWAPRDSAQAARQARAGGAESGLKPRMRVRPSDSGGRVVPLEARNEFLTRQRIETEINKRGSFAQQIRRYQVEIHKKYSIPFACVIFVLVGAPLALRMGRSGMNMAIGLSILFFLIYYVGLIGGEKLADRGITSPFVAMWAPNIIFGIMAVLLLRKAAREQAVSEWSAVSLLRTIFRRNATANS
- the ahcY gene encoding adenosylhomocysteinase produces the protein MKHDIKDIGLAPQGKDRIEWADDRMPVLRSIRDRFQKEKPLSGVRIAACLHVTTETANLMRTLQAGGAQASLCASNPLSTQDDVAASLVADYQTSVFAIHGEDNETYYKHINQSLDLKPQITMDDGADLVSTLHSSRDDALKNVFGGTEETTTGVIRLRSMQKEGVLKFPIVAVNDAITKHFFDNRYGTGQSTIDGILRATNVLLCGSTFVVAGYGWCGRGLATRARGMGANVVIVEVDPVKALEAVMDGFRVMPIMEAASIGDIFVTLTGNIAVIRREHFENMKDGAIVANSGHFNVEIEIEELEKIANKKKRVRKDVDQYTLKSGKRINILGEGRLINLAAAEGHPAAVMDMSFANQALAAEYMVKQHGSLKIEVMPVPERIDREIARLKLASMNYKIDTLTDQQARYLASWEHGT
- a CDS encoding chorismate-binding protein; protein product: MNSVVLRDADSGRWLVFSAPREIIAVSDVADVRGALHAVEAAVSGRGLHAAGFIAYEAAPAFDPAFVVRDAGRLPLLWFGLYDAPRVRGMGPLPRGHCPLPVWRPAIERAEYDRAFARIKSLIASGDTYQVNYSFRLRAAFARHAAGAFFMHRMAGRDPAFGAFLSLPEWTICSASPELFFRLEGELLESRPMKGTRPRGRFLAEDDARAAELRASEKDRAENVMIVDMVRNDLGRIARTGSVHVPRLFDVERHPTVLQMTSTVRAESRAGVAEIIEALFPAASITGAPKARSMQVIAEVESSPRQVYTGAIGFIAPGRRAQFSVAIRTALIDHAAGMAEFGTGGGIVWDSRLDDEYNECGVKARLLREPAPVFDLLETLLWLPDAGYPLLERHLARLAGSAAHFGLPLDTGRVRAALDALAETLPRAPHRVRLRVAADGSVHLDAEAFDAEAGRPRRVALANAPVDSRHPFLFHKTTERGVYREALAACPGFDDVLLYNERGEVTETTIANVVVDIDGVACTPPLTCGLLPGVRRARMIEEEGVCERVITVAELLASPRVRLVNALRGVWEVEVIPVWSAPRSETSLHAALRSARTRPSHAP
- a CDS encoding GWxTD domain-containing protein, which gives rise to MKRAAIIAAVAAVVLAATAAHAAREYKIGAADLEKLEARTQRQIASLQYLMNPYQLQQYFALPSDSARRAWTMRFWAAKDPTPTTPQNEMKAEHYLRADIAAMEFHINAWPGWDKRGEILIRYGFPDYRGKIDSEVTSSGVEPPGELWYYRRHQMIVRFEDINLNGNYRYAITPLGDSQGMSIDLAEFLIYDTQDAIQERIPQQYLDFYRAPEVNDTGVEWGIREALFGMVEPQRFLRPRMAQTPERIDEIIDPDYARSLPDNPSDVFQMNQVRKMASNFEGVLEDTPASYPFNFEKKSFPFYFGVEQFRGGDGLNRVEVNLEFPLQPVEGASPPARSYRASVVVMDADYAVVDRQQQELGVPADRVRGEVTALMPAQIVFTLPRGYYRVGVAMQDLDASTSSAYRTNVSARNFDGELAISDVLFAQRIAPAESSMPFMRGALVVVPHPIRRYAVGSPVPVYFEIYNLGINREGVSEYEVEYRVAPHPDRKRGLLDRFRGADAVFSSRFKASGYSATEPTHITINSENLEPGLYDFMVRVKDEFWQSEELREATFRIVEPTRPE